Proteins from a genomic interval of Coccidioides posadasii str. Silveira chromosome 7, complete sequence:
- a CDS encoding uncharacterized protein (EggNog:ENOG410Q5BS) — protein sequence MDDETEQKQALARDINHLVTLASTTNVEPLSERHRAFANCPADKFAEKFTVQDAVATIYWMVVLENFMQLKVTASKTIFLEDIWNLLQKRAKDYELFDIEKEEFEREHPRESRMLKRPGHPPCHKTPIISYDDMSRFKAIMVDTVGDELEDFNPKFHWWLEPLTYLIEQYDWVCDSANLLTKQGRDPASIVLHPDFPAKMDRLESAYRVLNKGTTP from the exons ATGGATGATGAAACTGAACAAAAGCAAGCTCTTGCCAGGGACATCAACCATTTGGTGACTTTAGCAAGCACTACCAATGTGGAACCACTGAGTGAACGCCATCGGGCTTTTGCCAACTGTCCTGCCGACAAATTTGCAGAAAAGTTCACAGTCCAGGATGCCGTGGCAACAATTTACTGGATGGTCGTCCTGGAGAACTTTATGCAGTTG AAAGTCACAGCTTCCAAAACCATCTTTCTCGAGGATATTTGGAACCTCCTGCAAAAACGGGCTAAAGATTATGAGCTCTTCGACATTGAAAAGGAGGAATTTGAGCGTGAACACCCGAGGGAGAGCCGGATGCTCAAAAGGCCAGGCCACCCACCATGCCACAAGACACCTATCATA TCCTACGACGACATGTCGCGGTTTAAGGCTATCATGGTGGACACAGTCGGAGACGAGCTCGAGGACTTCAATCCAAAATTCCACTGGTGGCTTGAGCCTTTGACTTATCTTATCGAGCAATACGACTGGGTGTGCGATTCTGCGAACTTGTTGACCAAGCAAGGCCGTGACCCCGCAAGCATTGTGTTACACCCAGACTTTCCAGCCAAGATGGATCGCTTGGAATCTGCATATCGCGTTTTGAACAAGGGGACGACGCCTTGA
- a CDS encoding uncharacterized protein (EggNog:ENOG410Q5BS): MRRKEPNNSHSSQFTEEPILSHLRHFVELHIAINTLERVAQSGKAPQIFSNKSLEVVYVDDFNPQPIPTALPIDTNGWEAVLTQGLAYRNFAIKPEYEAGLLQFFTTHRIHPHRLHVSVPPSPFALHVPPSSQPGTPSTNIQASFRAGQAEFPVSWNVPTEWVGARVTSDVEILDAIYRKIAERFGSALFEAGMALWGEAGSSASGEVLYDRDAGQEGHREVDGQEAQEMKNSPNEQGCHQVQEFLECQQYKGGNKGNAVENRACDQRQDCQEEQINGQEHEGQTRAKAERNQRINMDSSKDNF; the protein is encoded by the exons ATGCGCAGGAAAGAGCCCAACAACTCACACTCCTCTCAATTCACAGAGGAGCCTATTCTCTCGCATCTCCGACACTTCGTCGAGCTCCATATTGCGATCAATACTCTGGAGCGCGTTGCTCAGTCTGGAAAGGCACCTCAGATTTTCAGCAACAAGTCTCTTGAAGTTGTGTACGTTGACGACTTCAACCCGCAGCCCATCCCAACCGCGCTGCCGATCGACACCAATGGCTGGGAGGCCGTCCTCACTCAGGGCCTTGCATACCGCAACTTCGCGATCAAGCCGGAATACGAAGCCGGT CTGCTCCAATTTTTCACGACCCATCGCATCCATCCACACCGTTTACATGTATCGGTTCCTCCCAGCCCATTTGCGCTGCATGTTCCGCCGTCTTCGCAGCCTGGAACACCCTCTACGAATATCCAAGCTTCATTTCGCGCCGGTCAAGCGGAATTTCCCGTTTCGTGGAACGTTCCAACTGAATGGGTCGGTGCAAGGGTTACTAGCGATGTTGAAATCCTAGACGCGATCTACAGAAAAATCGCGGAGAGATTTGGCAGTGCGCTGTTTGAGGCCGGCATGGCTCTTTGGGGGGAAGCAGGATCATCGGCTTCGGGAGAAGTTCTATATGACCGAGACGCGGGACAGGAGGGACACCGAGAAGTCGATGGACAAGAGGCACAGGAGATGAAGAATAGTCCGAATGAACAGGGTTGCCACCAAGTTCAAGAGTTCCTGGAATGCCAGCAATATAAAGGGGGAAACAAGGGCAACGCAGTCGAGAATCGCGCTTGTGACCAGCGGCAGGACTGCcaagaagagcaaatcaaTGGCCAGGAACATGAGGGACAGACTAGGGCGAAAGCGGAGAGGAACCAAAGAATTAATATGGATTCATCGAAGGACAACTTCTGA
- a CDS encoding uncharacterized protein (EggNog:ENOG410PIYM~COG:S~TransMembrane:1 (o28-50i)): MPEQLLDAISLAARSGGLAGDVGSRPPVFKAVGISLAVASGLFIGVSFVLKKVGLLRANVKYNEEAGEGYGYLKIFTGGLA, from the coding sequence ATGCCTGAGCAGCTGTTGGATGCTATATCCCTGGCTGCGCGGTCCGGGGGTTTGGCAGGCGATGTCGGGAGTCGACCACCCGTTTTCAAAGCCGTTGGCATCTCCTTGGCCGTGGCATCGGGCCTATTTATTGGCGTCTCATTCGTCCTGAAAAAGGTCGGCTTACTCAGGGCAAATGTCAAATACAATGAGGAGGCCGGGGAGGGTTATGGATATCTCAAGATTTTTACTGGTGGGCTGGCATGA
- a CDS encoding uncharacterized protein (EggNog:ENOG410PJWY~COG:S) — MTHDAAVKLARIHRTHRRIEAHAAAIAAAEARETTLMMRPLPPPPPPPQRPIPPIPSHPPQISPNQSPTTLRRPSHPSHTQPVYELPAIELPADPTPISQFTAPPSQPKNPSRLSHISVSPPGSRHSMDQSHTSSPRVSSDTFISDAAPPRPPKTPMPQAARPVNTVNNTTPNNDISRT; from the coding sequence ATGACCCATGATGCAGCGGTCAAATTAGCCAGAATACATCGAACACACCGTCGCATTGAGGCCCATGCAGCTGCAATCGCCGCAGCAGAAGCCCGCGAAACTACCTTGATGATGCGTCCTttacctcctcctccaccaccgCCCCAGCGACCGATTCCTCCAATTCCATCCCATCCTCCGCAAATTTCCCCGAATCAGTCACCCACAACGTTGCGTCGGCCTTCTCACCCTTCTCATACACAGCCGGTCTACGAACTCCCGGCGATAGAACTCCCTGCGGATCCAACTCCCATTTCACAGTTCACAGCACCTCCGAGCCAGCCCAAAAATCCCTCGCGCCTCTCCCACATTAGCGTCTCACCACCAGGCAGTAGACATAGCATGGATCAATCTCACACAAGCTCTCCACGCGTAAGCAGCGATACCTTTATCTCCGACGCTGCTCCACCACGCCCGCCGAAGACGCCAATGCCACAAGCAGCAAGGCCAGTAAATACTGTCAATAATACCACGCCTAATAACGATATATCGAGAACGTGA